In Spirosoma sp. KUDC1026, the sequence CAGCTTGGGATCCGGCCGACCCTGCTGCTGGCTGGACCGTGTAGGTTCGTGCATCTGAATGTCGTAAGCCACAATCCGGTCGGCCACTTCCCGAAAAACGGGAGCGGCTACCGTACCGGCATACAGTAAATCGGCATTGTCCCCCTGTGGACTATCGACCACCGCCAATACAGTGTACCGGGGTTTACTTGCGGGAAAGTAACCAATGAACGACGTATAGTATTTACCAACCTGATATTTGCCGTTTACGATCTTCTGGGCAGTTCCGGTCTTACCCGCAATAGCATAGTGTGCACTGTTGATGTGCCGGGCAGTCCCACGCTGTACCACCCCCCGCAGCAGTTCCTGCGCTTTTTTCGCCGTTTCGGGCGAGCAGATCCGTTCGGGCGCAACGTAAGGCTGGTTGTCTTCCACAACCTCATCGGCCAGTTTGATCTGACGCACCAGCATAGGCCGTACCCAGCGGCCATTGTTGGCAATCGCATTGTAGAAAGTCAGCATCTGCAGGGGCGTAATCTGCATTTCGTAGCCGTACGACATAAACGTCAGCGAGGTTTTACTCCAGCCTTTCATGTCCGGATTACGTACCACCGGCACGGCCTCCCCTTTCATCCGGATGCCGGTTGGCTGGGTCAGGTGGAACTGCCGGAGGTATTGGCAGTACAGGTCCGGGCGGCTATAGAAATACCGCTGCATGAGCAGATGCGTACCAATATTTGATGACTTCTCGAATACCTGCCGGGCCGTCAGCGTGCCCATACCGCCCCGGTGCGCATCCCGAATGTAGGCACTTTTGTATTTCATGATTCCCGGCCCGGTATGTACCGTCGTCTGATCGAGTGAAACGGCTTTTTCCTCCATCAGCGCCATCATCGTAGCCAGTTTGAAGGTCGAGCCTGGATCAGTGCGGCCCGACAGGGCATGGTTGAAGTTTTCGACGTAACGCGCGTTCCCATCCCGACCAGTTTGGCGGGTCAGGTTCGCCATCGCCCGGATTTCGCCGGTAGCCACTTCCATCACGATCACGCACCCTTTGGCCGCGCCGTATTTCTCCAGCGTTTTTCGCAGCGCCGTTTCGGCCATATCCTGGTAGTTGACATCGATCGTCGTGTAGAGGTCCATACCCGGTTCAGGTTTCATATCAGGACCATCGCTCACGGGTTTACGGACCCCGCCCGACAGCACCTCAACCAGACCAACCGCGTTTTTACCCGCCAGCTCCGACTGAAAACTGGCTTCCAGACCGATCAGCCCCCGGCCGGTTTTAGCGTCCAGATTGCCGATGGTCCGTTCCGCCATCTGATCAAACGGATGGTAGCGCTCGTAGTACGGCCGCAGCACACCGCCCCGGGCCGCCACCTTGGCCGACGACCGGAAGAACGGCCATTTCAGCATGTACTGCCGTTCCTGAAAGGTTACACGCCGACGGTTCAGCAGCACATAACGACGCTTCCGCTCGCGGGCATCCCGAACCAGATCGGTATAATCACGAGCCGACCGGTCGCCGTAGATATGCGCCAGCAGTATACCCAGCGAATCCACTTTTTTGTTAAAATAATCGGGCTTGGCCATCGTAGGATCCAGCCCCACAACGTATGTCGGTAGTGAAGTGGCCAGCAGGCTGCCATCGGCCGCGTAGATATTTCCCCGCATTGCCCGGAGCGTATCACGCTTGATGGTGGCCTCAACAACCCGGTCCCGCCAGTGTTTCCCTTTGAACTCATCAAAATACTGGAGATAGATCAGCCGCCCCACGACGACACAAGCCAGCACCATAACCAGATAAAAAATGTGCTTGGATCGCTGGATGATATCTTCCTTAATGTTGCTCATCGATCTTGACAATAATTTTGTGAGGAGGTCGCTGGCTGTCGGTCATCACCAGACCCAGCGCTTCAACGCGCTTGCTGAGTTCAGACTGCTTACCGCTTTTCATGAAATCGGCTTTCAGCACCGTAGCTTCCGAGCGGAGTTCATCCGCCTGCCGATTGGCCCGCTGAATCCGCCGGACAAGCCGTTCGGCGTTGTGATTCAGGCCGATATACACAATGATCAGAAACGTTATCCACAAAATCCGGTCGATGTTCCGGATCGGCCAGGTTGTATCCTCGCCAAACAGGCGGTCGAGGCCAATCAGGCGATTCAGGCCGTACGCCAGCCGGAGCCGACGCCGTTGTTGCTGCTGCTTGACAACCCGTTCGGGCTGCCGAAAAGTATTCTTGGCCATGATGCCGAAACTTGTGGGTTAGTTCGTCTACTCAGTATATACAAAGTAACGAAAACATCCCGCATCCATCCGAGCCGTATACGAAAAGAGCCGGCCATTTTTATAAAACAACCGACTCTATAGTCAATGGGTAGGTGTTCGATTACTCTTTCCAGCGCCACTCATTGGCAAGCTGCAGTGGAGTACGCAGGCCCTGCGCTGTCAGGTAATCGCGGGTTTGCGTATCGGTCTGGCGTTTGGCAGGTAACTGGTCAGCATCGGCCAGCGCGTACAGCAGCATCGTCGCGTAGCGAACCGTGTTTTTCATCTGATTGGCGTTGACCAGATTGATCCGGTCGCAGTTAGCGTGGTAACAATCCAGCACCGAGCGCTCCAGATGCCCGTTCATACCCACTACTGGAATTCCCTCCAGCATGAACGGCTGGTGATCGGAATGGAGACCAGCCTGGTTCTGCATTTGGTTCGCGAAAGCGGGTTCGATCTGCTTCATGGTTTCACCAATGGTGTTCAGGAACGGCACCATATCCTGTCGGCCAAAAGCGTTCAGTCCCGTCGGATCGTTCGTCATATCCAGGTTGAGCATATACCGTACATGGTCGAGCTTACCAGCTTTTCGTATGCCGTCTACCATCGCTTTCGAGCCCAGAAGCCCCTGTTCTTCGCCCATAAACAAGACGAACTCAATCGTACGTTTGGGTTTTAATTTGAGCGCTTTGAAGGTCCGGGCGATGTCCATCACCGCAAATGAACCAATGCCGTTGTCGATTGCGCCGGTGGCCAGGTCCCACGAGTCCAGGTGCCCGCCCACAACGATTTTTTCATCGGACAGTTTCGAGCCTTTCAACGTAGCAATCACGTTACGGGCGCGAATCTTCCGGCTTTTGTTGGTCATATCAATGGTCGCTTCGAGCGGAGAAGGCGTTTCCTGCATCCAGGTCCGTAATGCCTGCCCGCTTTCCAGCGAGATACAGACCGATGGGATCGGGATCAGCTTTCCCGTTACCGAAGCCGTCCCCGTCAGCAGTACGTTGCCAGGGACCAGGTTGACCATGATAACGCCCGATGCTCCGTACTGAATGGCCAGTGCCGTTTTTTCGGAGCGGTGCAGGTTCCGGGCGCCCCGCGTTGGTGCAGCCAGGCCGATGTTTACCAGCGCGACCTTGCCTTTGATTTTGTCTTTTACGGCCGCAAAGTCACCTTCCAGTCCGTTGCCCACATCGACAATCTCACCCGACACATGGGCGTCAACCGGCGAATGCGCCAGCGCCACGACCGGCACCTCACGGAAGTCATCGCTCCGCCGGGGGACGACCGATAACGTAACGGTGTCTCGCGTCCAGGCTTCTACTTCGAACGGTTCGTAGCGAATGTCTTTGAAGCCGTAGGACGACAGCAGCTGGTAGGCGTAGGCTTCGGCCTTGCTACCATTGGCGCTGCCCGTCAGCCGATGCCCAATCGTCTTCGAGGCATCGGCCAGCGTTTCATAAGCCCGGCTGTGCTGATTGACTTCTTCGTTGATCCGGGCGAAGGTTTTTTCGAGTGAGTTTTTGGCGGGCAGAAAAGCCGTCAGGCACCCAACGGCCCCCGCACACAGTAGAACAAACTGAAAAGGAGATACGTAAAGCTTTCGATGCATAGAGAGAATGACTTACACTCCGCTAAATATACGGCTGAGGAGTTGCTAGATAAGACGCCAGAAATCGGGAAAACGTTTTAATCGAATAAAATTTTTTGTTGCGGCTCCGTTCTATTGATTTTGCTCCGTATCGGCCTGGTGTCTCATTGGCTTCAGGTATACTGTCTGGCGCCCGGCCAGCCAGTCCGGGTCGATACCCGTTACGCCCAGTATCCGGTCCCAGCTCCGCTCGTAGCAGTGGGCCGCGTCGGGAAACGTAATGGATACGGCCAGTGCCCGTTCATAAAATGACAGTGGTTGCTGCCGGATCAGGTCGCGGTGCGCGATAAACTGCGCCCCCAGCACGAACGTATACCGTTCCGGACCATCAGTACCGAACAATGCTTTATGAAAACCCAGCAGGTCGAGTCCACGCCCATCTTCGTTTTTGCTCCAGGGCTGAAACAGGCGCTCCCCCCGATTGTCGTCCGTATCGATCAGGTGGCCCAGCCAGCGAAACCAATTCCCTGTCATGAAGGCGTCAGGATCAGCAGTTAAAGCCTGCAAGGTTTTCTTGAAGTCGAAGGCATGATCGAACGGTTTGCCCTGGCAGAATACCGTCCAGTCAGTCAGGCTATCGTATCGACTCACAATATGGTGCAGATAGGTATAGGCTTCACGGCCCACATTGGGCAAGACCAAAGCCGTATCCCCTGCCGACCGGTCCGGACTTTTGTCATACACCGTAACCCCTAGCGACGCTGGGCGCTTACGCAGCCAGCTTAGGTCTTCGGTGTAGCGGGCAACAACTAATTCTACTTCAGGCATATGTACCAGGTTGGATTGGCAAAGATGCGACCTTTTAGAAAGACGACGATACGAACCAGCCCATGACTACGTACATTTACGCATCCCCAAACAACAAACGATCTATGAAAAAACGTTGTTTACTCCTCATCACCACGCTCACGCTGTACGGCATGACACAAGCACAACAAGTATCTCCTCCGAAGGCCGCCGTTAAGCCTAAAGAACTGACGACCAATGGCGACATTCGGATCGACAATTACTATTACCTCAACGAACGCGAAAATCCTGAGGTCATCAAATACCTGACGGACGAAAACACCTACCTCGATCAGGTGATGGCGCCGGTCAAAAATCTGCAGGAAAAGCTCTTCGAGGAAATGAAAGGCCGGATTAAGCAGCAGGACGAATCGGTGCCCTACAAGGAAGGTAACTATTACTACTACGTCAAATACGTAACGGGGGGAGAATACCCGGTCTACTGCCGCAAAAAAGGCTCGCTGGACGCTGCCGAAGAGATTATCTTCGACGGCAATACGATGGCCAAAGGGCATAACTATTTCCAGCTCGGCGGCTACGAAGTATCGGACAACGACGAGCTGGCCATTTTTGCGCAGGATACCGTCAGCCGTCGCCTGTATACGCTGCAGGTCAAAAACCTGAAAACCGGCCAGATCTATCCGGAAGCTATCCCCAACACCGAAGCAGGCAGCTTTGCCTGGGCAGCCGATAACAAAACGCTTTTCTACGTTAAAAAAGACGTAAAAACCCTGCTGGGCTATCAGGTTTACCGGCACGTATTAGGTACCGACCCAAAGAATGACGTACTGGTGTACGAAGAGAAAGACAACCAGTTTTACATGGGCCTAGGCCGGACGAAATCGAAGAAATACATCACCATCGTTTCGGACCAGAACGGCGTCTCGACCGAATACCAACTGCTGGAAGCCAGCAAGCCAACCGACGCGTTCAAAACGTTCCTGCCCCGCGAGAAAGGCCACGAATACGACCTGGTTCACTACAAAGACAAATTCTATATCCGCACGAACTGGAAGGCGGAGAATTTCCGGCTGATGGAAGTCGCCGAGGGAAAAAATGCGGATAAAAACGCCTGGAAAGACGTTATCCCTCATCGCGCCGACGTGTACCTGGCCAACATGGACGTCTTTGCCAATTACCTGGTGCTGGGCGAGCGAAAAGCGGGCCTGACCAACATCCGGGTTATCAACCAGAAAAAGACGGGCACGCCGGCTAAAGACGATTACTACATCGACTTCGGCGAACCGGCTTACGTAGCGGGCATTGGCTACAACCCGGATTTCAACACAAACGTACTGCGCTACTCGTACTCGTCGCTGACGACACCCAGCTCGACCTACGATGTCAACATGGACACCAAGGTCAAGACGCTGAAAAAGCAGCAGGACGTACTGGGTGGCTTCAACAAAGACAACTACGTATCGGAGCGAGTGTATACGAAGTCGCGTGATGGCGTTCAGATCCCGGTCTCGATTGTGTACCGCAAAGGCACGAAAAAAGATGGTTCTGCTCCTTTGCTCCAGTACTCGTACGGCTCGTACGGCTACTCGACTGATCCAGGCTTTAGCTCCACCCGCCTGAGTTTGCTCGACCGGGGTTTCATTTACGCCATTGCCCACATCCGGGGTGGCCAGGAAATGGGGCGTCGGTGGTACGAGGACGGCAAGATGCTGAAGAAGAAAAACACCTTCAACGACTTCGTCGACGTATCGAAGTTCCTGATCGAAAACAAGTACACCAGCTCCGACAAGCTGTTTGCCATGGGCGGCAGCGCGGGTGGTTTGCTGATGGGCGCGGTCATTAATCAGGCTCCGCAGTTATACCGGGGCGTCGTAGCCGCCGTACCATTCGTGGACGTCGTGACGACGATGCTGGACGAAAGTATTCCGCTGACGACGGGTGAGTTTGAAGAATGGGGTAACCCGAAAAACAAGACGTACTACGACTACATGAAGTCGTATTCGCCCTACGATAACGTCGAGAAGAAAGCGTATCCAAACCTGCTCGTCACGACGGGTCTGCACGATTCGCAGGTGCAGTACTGGGAACCCGCCAAGTGGGTTGCCAAGCTACGTACCCTAAAAACCGACAACAACCAACTGCTGCTTCACACCAACATGGAAGCGGGCCACGGTGGTGCATCGGGCAGGTTCCAGGCGTTGAAAGAAACCGCCCTTGAGTACGCGTTCATGCTGAATCTGGTCGGTATCCAGCAGTAATCTTTTTTCTTTTATGATTCCCCTGGTTGCTGCCGACTGGCACTAACCGGGGGAATTTGTATGTTTACCCCATGAGCCAATTGCAACTCGTTCGCATCCCGACGCCCGGCAAAGACAAGACGCCCCTTTCCAAAGCGCAGAAAGAGTTTAACCGACTGACCCGTAAAATCAGTGACCTGGAGCAGCAACTCGTTGACTTCCGGCAGGCCGCTACCTCGCTGCAGCAGCGCGTTCACAAGGAGTACGTACCCCTTCTGAATGAATTGAACAAATTCCGGGCCGATCTTATCTGGCTGTTTGATCGGGCGTACGAACGGAACGAAGTCACCAAAACGGAAAAGAAAAAACTGGCTGATCTGATCAGTAACCTCGCTTACGACCTCATCAGCGAGCACGGTATGGACGAGCTGAAACCCATTTTCGACAAGTACAATACCGATAGCTTCGATGCTACCGATGCTGAAGCAGACGCTCAGATCTCGGACGTAATGAAAGAAATGGTCAGCTCGATGTACGGCATTACGTTCGACCCGGCTGTGGATGTTAGTACCAAGGAAAAATTCACGGCCTACGTCGACGAGCAACTACGTAGCAAGCAGGAAGCCAATGCCGAACGTCAGCAACAGGCTGAGCAGAAACGCGCTCAAAAGCCCAAAACGGCCAAACAACTGGAACGGGAAGCCAAAAAGCAGCTGGAAGAACGTAACATTACCAAGGCTGTTCGGACTCTGTACATGGACCTGGTCAAGGCATTTCACCCTGACCGGGAACCCGATGAAGCCGAGAAAGACCGGAAGACTGAAATCATGCAGCGCGTGACGGAGGCTTACGAGAAAAGCGATCTGCTGGCCCTGCTCCGGCTCCAGCTTGAATTTAATCGCATCGACCAGCAGCATCTCGAAACCCTCGCCGATGATCAGCTTCGGTATTACAACAAAATCCTGAAACAGCAGGCTGAGGAACTGGACAATGAATTGTACGGCATACAGAGCCAGCTTGCGGGTGCTATGGGTCAGCCGTTTATGATGGTCGGCTCCGTACTAGGTCTGGAATTGAGCTTCAACAACGACGTTCGCTCGCTGAAACGAAGTATCAAAGCCACCAAGAAAGACATCAAGGATTTATCCGATCCGGTCGTGCTGAAAGCCTGGCTCAAAACGTATCGAATCCAGCGGTGATCTTTACGCACCGGTCTGAAACCGGTAGAGGTACGGGGCTTTGTGAGCCCCACCACTGTATTTTTTCTCGATTCGTTCGAGCACATCGAGACTCAGCATTTTGCGCTGAAATCCCGACCGGTGCAGCTTTTGACCCAGAATCGTTTCGTACAGGCTCTGTAGTTCGCCCATAGTAAACGTTTCGGGCAATAGAGACGCCAAACCAAGCATTCGGTCCAGATTGGCACGTAACGTATCCAGCGCTTTCTCAACAATATACCGGTGATCCTGCATTAGCGTAGGCAGACTACTCAGTTCCCACCACTCGCAGTGATCGGCCAGCGCATCCGGAATCGGGCTTGCTTTGGTGAAGTCAAGCAGGGCGTAGTACCCGACCGTCACAAACCGGCGCAGCAGCCAATGGTCGTCCGTTGGCGTCAGGCCCTTTCCCTGCATAATGGCGCGCATGGGTTCCGGATCGTAGCGGCCTAAATCGCCGAAAGTATAAAACTGCTCCAGATAAATATCATGCAGCCCAGTCCGTTCGGCCAGTGTACGCCGGGCAGCCTCATTTAAGTCTTCGTTGATTCTCACAAAGCCGCCGGGCAGGGCAAACAGGCTTGTATTTTTGTATTCGAGCAGCAGAATTTTCAGCTGATTCTGATGAAATCCGAAAATAACGAAATCCATAGCCAGCCCTGGCAGAAAACCCTCCCCCCGTGTGTCGCTCACCTTATACTCAGCCTGCTTTTCCATACCCATAAAAAATCGTTGGCAAGTAACGAACAGAATTTGTCAGTTAACCAAGAAAGATTTACTATTGTACCATATTGTTACAATAATAGCATAACAAGGCTAATTGCCTTGTACATTTTTCCTAACAAATACCCTATACTTGGTTATAAGCAATGAAAAAACTAGTTATTCTCTTGTTAACAGCTGTTAGTTTCCTGCCGGATACAATGGCGCAGACTGGGCCTCAGGTCAAGGTAAAGAATGGTACGCTGGAGGGCGTTACCAACGAGAAAACGGGCATCCGGATGTACAAAGGCGTACCGTTTGGTGCCCCCCCCGTTGGTGATCTGCGCTGGAAAGAACCACAGCCCGTCAAAAACTGGCAGGGTGTCCGCAAAGCTGACAAGTTTGGCCCTCGCGCCATGCAGCGGGCCGTTTTCGGCGATATGGGTTTCCGGTCTGATGGCATGAGCGAAGACTGTCTGTATCTAAACGTCTGGACGCCCGCCAAATCAGGTAAGGAGAAACTGCCGGTGCTGGTTTATTTCTACGGCGGAGGTCTGATAGCTGGCGACGGCTCCGAAGGCCGTTATGATGGCGAAAGCATGGCACAGAAAGGTATGGTCGCTGTTACGGTAAACTATCGGCTTTCGGTTTTCGGTTTTATGGCCCACCCGGAGCTGACAAAAGAGTCTCCGCATAAATCGTCGAGCAATTACGGCTTCCTCGATCAGCAGGCAGCGCTGAAGTGGGTACAGGACAATATTGCCGCTTTTGGTGGTGATCCGAAACGCGTAACCATCGCCGGGGAATCAGCCGGATCGATTTCGGTTAGCGCCCAGATGGTGTCGCCCCTGTCTAAAAATCTAATTGCTGGTGCTATCGGAGAGAGCGGTTCGCTGTTGGGTGCGTTGCCCCCCGTCAAACTGGCCGAAGCGGAAGAACAGGGCGTTAAGTTTGCCGAAATGGTTGGTGCAAAATCACTGGCCGACCTACGGGCGATGTCAGCGGAACAAGTTCTGGAAGCAACAGCCAAACCGAACACCCCTCGTTTTTCACCCGCCATTGATGGTTACTTCTTTACGAAGGCTCCCGTCGAGTCATTCAAAGCAGGAGAACAGGCGCACGTACCCCTGCTGGTAGGCTGGAATTCCGAAGAGATGAGTCCGTTTGCCGTGATTGGCCGCGAGCAGCCAACCGCAGAAAACTACAAGAAAGCCGTGCAGCGGTTGTACAACGATAAGGCCGATGAAGTTCTGAAACTATACCCGGCCTCGAACGATGAAGAAGCGCTGCAATCGGCTACTGACCTGGCCAGCGACCGCTTTATTGCCTTCAGCACCTGGCGCTGGGCCGACCTGCAAAGCAAAACGGGCGGTAAGCCAGTGTATCAGTATCTGTTCTCGCGGCCTCGTCCAGCCATGAAAGCCTCCATGGGTAACGCTACGGCAGGTCTGGCTGGTGGTGTCGTACGCGGTGGCGACGCGCCTAAAATGCCCGCAGCGCGGGGAGCCGTTCACTCAGCCGAAATTGAATATGCGATGGGTAACCTGCCGTACAATGATGTTTACCAGTGGACTGCCGACGATTATAACGTATCAAAAGTGATGCAGGAATATTTCGCCAACTTCGTCAAAACCGGTAATCCGAACGGAGCTGGCTTACCCGAATGGCCAGCTCTGAAAGGAGGAGATACTCCACCCGTTATGCACATTGACGTTAACACGCGGGTGGAGCCGGACAAAAACCGGGCACGCTACCTGTTCATGGAAAAATCCGCCCAATAGTCAGCGATACTACCAACTCAATAAAACAAAAAAGGGCGCTCCATAGAGCGCCCTTTTTTATGCCGTCACAGTCTTCTGCCCCGCATGGACCAGCGAGTAAATAAATACCATCCCGAAGCCCACCATCAGCATAATGTGCAGGAAGAACATCCGGAAATCGTTCACATAAAACGCGAGGGCTAGACCTCCCAGAAAGTAAAGCGCCAGTGTCCCCTCTACCAGGGTCAGCCAGTTCAGTTTACGACTTACGTACTTGTTCGCTGCCCAGCTGTCGCTGGATACGTTCACGTTGAATTTAGGCGTTCTGACAAAGGGCGTCTTACGACCAATGTATCCTTCAACCACAGCAATGGTGTTGTGCAGCGACAGCCCCATCATCAGCGACGAGTACATCGGAAAATACCAGGCTAGTTTAGCTTTGTTCTTTTCACCCAATGCCCAGAGCGGGATGCCGTAGAAGGTAATGAGGATCAGCAGATTGACCTGG encodes:
- a CDS encoding M20/M25/M40 family metallo-hydrolase, encoding MHRKLYVSPFQFVLLCAGAVGCLTAFLPAKNSLEKTFARINEEVNQHSRAYETLADASKTIGHRLTGSANGSKAEAYAYQLLSSYGFKDIRYEPFEVEAWTRDTVTLSVVPRRSDDFREVPVVALAHSPVDAHVSGEIVDVGNGLEGDFAAVKDKIKGKVALVNIGLAAPTRGARNLHRSEKTALAIQYGASGVIMVNLVPGNVLLTGTASVTGKLIPIPSVCISLESGQALRTWMQETPSPLEATIDMTNKSRKIRARNVIATLKGSKLSDEKIVVGGHLDSWDLATGAIDNGIGSFAVMDIARTFKALKLKPKRTIEFVLFMGEEQGLLGSKAMVDGIRKAGKLDHVRYMLNLDMTNDPTGLNAFGRQDMVPFLNTIGETMKQIEPAFANQMQNQAGLHSDHQPFMLEGIPVVGMNGHLERSVLDCYHANCDRINLVNANQMKNTVRYATMLLYALADADQLPAKRQTDTQTRDYLTAQGLRTPLQLANEWRWKE
- a CDS encoding carboxylesterase/lipase family protein → MKKLVILLLTAVSFLPDTMAQTGPQVKVKNGTLEGVTNEKTGIRMYKGVPFGAPPVGDLRWKEPQPVKNWQGVRKADKFGPRAMQRAVFGDMGFRSDGMSEDCLYLNVWTPAKSGKEKLPVLVYFYGGGLIAGDGSEGRYDGESMAQKGMVAVTVNYRLSVFGFMAHPELTKESPHKSSSNYGFLDQQAALKWVQDNIAAFGGDPKRVTIAGESAGSISVSAQMVSPLSKNLIAGAIGESGSLLGALPPVKLAEAEEQGVKFAEMVGAKSLADLRAMSAEQVLEATAKPNTPRFSPAIDGYFFTKAPVESFKAGEQAHVPLLVGWNSEEMSPFAVIGREQPTAENYKKAVQRLYNDKADEVLKLYPASNDEEALQSATDLASDRFIAFSTWRWADLQSKTGGKPVYQYLFSRPRPAMKASMGNATAGLAGGVVRGGDAPKMPAARGAVHSAEIEYAMGNLPYNDVYQWTADDYNVSKVMQEYFANFVKTGNPNGAGLPEWPALKGGDTPPVMHIDVNTRVEPDKNRARYLFMEKSAQ
- a CDS encoding penicillin-binding protein; this translates as MSNIKEDIIQRSKHIFYLVMVLACVVVGRLIYLQYFDEFKGKHWRDRVVEATIKRDTLRAMRGNIYAADGSLLATSLPTYVVGLDPTMAKPDYFNKKVDSLGILLAHIYGDRSARDYTDLVRDARERKRRYVLLNRRRVTFQERQYMLKWPFFRSSAKVAARGGVLRPYYERYHPFDQMAERTIGNLDAKTGRGLIGLEASFQSELAGKNAVGLVEVLSGGVRKPVSDGPDMKPEPGMDLYTTIDVNYQDMAETALRKTLEKYGAAKGCVIVMEVATGEIRAMANLTRQTGRDGNARYVENFNHALSGRTDPGSTFKLATMMALMEEKAVSLDQTTVHTGPGIMKYKSAYIRDAHRGGMGTLTARQVFEKSSNIGTHLLMQRYFYSRPDLYCQYLRQFHLTQPTGIRMKGEAVPVVRNPDMKGWSKTSLTFMSYGYEMQITPLQMLTFYNAIANNGRWVRPMLVRQIKLADEVVEDNQPYVAPERICSPETAKKAQELLRGVVQRGTARHINSAHYAIAGKTGTAQKIVNGKYQVGKYYTSFIGYFPASKPRYTVLAVVDSPQGDNADLLYAGTVAAPVFREVADRIVAYDIQMHEPTRSSQQQGRPDPKLMAGYANDLHIISNHLNMNEVPSTEGWVEATSKGQWRSRPTKPNQVPDVRGLSLRDALFVLENKGYRVLIEGKGRVKEQSMSPGQSIADANSKTITLRLG
- a CDS encoding FtsL-like putative cell division protein, which encodes MAKNTFRQPERVVKQQQQRRRLRLAYGLNRLIGLDRLFGEDTTWPIRNIDRILWITFLIIVYIGLNHNAERLVRRIQRANRQADELRSEATVLKADFMKSGKQSELSKRVEALGLVMTDSQRPPHKIIVKIDEQH
- a CDS encoding DUF3431 domain-containing protein gives rise to the protein MPEVELVVARYTEDLSWLRKRPASLGVTVYDKSPDRSAGDTALVLPNVGREAYTYLHHIVSRYDSLTDWTVFCQGKPFDHAFDFKKTLQALTADPDAFMTGNWFRWLGHLIDTDDNRGERLFQPWSKNEDGRGLDLLGFHKALFGTDGPERYTFVLGAQFIAHRDLIRQQPLSFYERALAVSITFPDAAHCYERSWDRILGVTGIDPDWLAGRQTVYLKPMRHQADTEQNQ
- a CDS encoding NUDIX hydrolase, which gives rise to MEKQAEYKVSDTRGEGFLPGLAMDFVIFGFHQNQLKILLLEYKNTSLFALPGGFVRINEDLNEAARRTLAERTGLHDIYLEQFYTFGDLGRYDPEPMRAIMQGKGLTPTDDHWLLRRFVTVGYYALLDFTKASPIPDALADHCEWWELSSLPTLMQDHRYIVEKALDTLRANLDRMLGLASLLPETFTMGELQSLYETILGQKLHRSGFQRKMLSLDVLERIEKKYSGGAHKAPYLYRFQTGA
- a CDS encoding S9 family peptidase, giving the protein MKKRCLLLITTLTLYGMTQAQQVSPPKAAVKPKELTTNGDIRIDNYYYLNERENPEVIKYLTDENTYLDQVMAPVKNLQEKLFEEMKGRIKQQDESVPYKEGNYYYYVKYVTGGEYPVYCRKKGSLDAAEEIIFDGNTMAKGHNYFQLGGYEVSDNDELAIFAQDTVSRRLYTLQVKNLKTGQIYPEAIPNTEAGSFAWAADNKTLFYVKKDVKTLLGYQVYRHVLGTDPKNDVLVYEEKDNQFYMGLGRTKSKKYITIVSDQNGVSTEYQLLEASKPTDAFKTFLPREKGHEYDLVHYKDKFYIRTNWKAENFRLMEVAEGKNADKNAWKDVIPHRADVYLANMDVFANYLVLGERKAGLTNIRVINQKKTGTPAKDDYYIDFGEPAYVAGIGYNPDFNTNVLRYSYSSLTTPSSTYDVNMDTKVKTLKKQQDVLGGFNKDNYVSERVYTKSRDGVQIPVSIVYRKGTKKDGSAPLLQYSYGSYGYSTDPGFSSTRLSLLDRGFIYAIAHIRGGQEMGRRWYEDGKMLKKKNTFNDFVDVSKFLIENKYTSSDKLFAMGGSAGGLLMGAVINQAPQLYRGVVAAVPFVDVVTTMLDESIPLTTGEFEEWGNPKNKTYYDYMKSYSPYDNVEKKAYPNLLVTTGLHDSQVQYWEPAKWVAKLRTLKTDNNQLLLHTNMEAGHGGASGRFQALKETALEYAFMLNLVGIQQ